TAAGAATGACTTAGACCTTTTGATTTCAAAATTGAAGCAATTAGATGATGGTGTGCTGATAATGTCTGGTAGTATTCCAAGTTCGCTTGGAGATAGAGCGTATAATGAAATAGGTAAGCATATTTCTGACAAGGTTAGGTTAATTGTTGACACCAGTGGGATGGCTTTACATGAGGCTGTAGGACTCAAACCTTTTTTGATAAAGCCGAATATTAAGGAACTTGAGGGACTTTTAGGTGTTAAGTTGAGTTCTGTTGAGGATATAATCAGGGCTGGGAATAAATTAATAGATGAGGGAGTCGGAAATATTATAGTTTCAATGGGAGGGGAAGGGGCTGTTTTTGTAGGCGCACAAGATGTTTATTCAGCTATCGTTCCAAGAGTTGATTCACCCAGTACGATTGGTGCAGGAGATTCTGTTGTTGCCGGATTCGTGCACGCGCATTGCAATGGGAAATCTTTCTATGACTCTTTCAAATTCGGAGTTGCGACAGGCACCGCCACAGCAACAAGGGGACGGCTATGCAACCTCGATGATGTTAAAGACGCTCTTAGTAAAATTAAAATCAAGCAGATTTTTCCGGGAAACACTCCAACAACACAGAACAACAACCCACGCAAAGAAGAAAGTGAATGAGACCCGAAATACCGGGAGCGACGGGTCTTGAACCCGCGACCTCCTGCGTGACAGGCAGGCGTTCTAACCAACTGAACTACACCCCCCAAATACCATAAAAGTATATTGTTTTTATTTTTCTTTGTCAATTTGTTTTAATGCACGTATGTATTCCCGTATTTTTGAATCTCTGTCTACCGTTTTTCGGCTGACATTCTTAATGATATCTTGGCTTGATATTATTTTTATGCTTTTCCTGGCTCTCGTTATTGCGGTATAGAGTAGTTCTTTTGTTAAGAAGGGATGATTTTCTATTATGATTACTACATTTTCATATTCAGAACCTTGGCTTTTATGTATTGTTGTGGCAAAGCTAAGTTCATATTTATTTAGTAAATTAAAATTTATTTTTTTATATTTTTCATTTTCGTCTCTTTTAAATAAAGCGTAAATTTTAGAATTTTCTTTAAAGAGAATTCCTCTTTCTCCATTGAATAAATCATTTTTATAGTCATTTTGAGTAATAAGAATTATTTGTCCAACTAAACTACCATGAATTTTTTTTAGATGCATTTTTATGCTTTCATTTATTCTTTTTGTTCCAAATTTCCCAAAATTTCTTGAGCATAAAATGGTCTGGGTGGTTAAAATGCTAATAATTGATTCTATTTTTTCATCTGTTAGTAATTTAAGATTAAAGCTGGATGTTTTCTTGTATAGGGTTTTTGTGTAATTGAGTAGTTCATTTTCTATGCTTATTTTGTTTATTTCCTTTAAAATTATGCTGTTACTATTATTAATTTGATTAAAGATCAACTCTTCATTTTCCTTGTATATTGCTTCTGCTAGTAGGTTAATCTCATGATTGCTTCTGAAATTCTTTTTAAGTATTTCTACATTTTCATTATTTATGTCTTTTATTTTAACAAGGCTTGCATACACGTTGCCCCCAGATATTGATGGAAGCTGATTTTTATCTCCTGTTATTATAAGTTTTGTGTTTATATGGATTGCCTTGAGCAATCTTAAAAAAGTGCTTGCATCTACCATGGATGCTTCATCAATTATGATTATGTCAAATTCCAAAGGGTTTTTTTCGTTGTATTTGTAGCCTTTATTGATAAATGAAATTTTTAATAATTTATGTACCGTGCCATATTCTGTTTCAAGATTTTTAAATGTTTCTTTTAAGCTTGATTTTAGTTTTTGGCTTGCTTTTCCCGTTGGCGCTATGAGAGCTACTTTTTGTTTAGTCCCTAAATTAATATCGATTGCTTTTAGAATATAACTGATAGTTGTTGTTTTTCCTGTACCAGGACCACCGCTGAGTATAAAAAAGTTACTTTTTAAAGATTTTTCAATTGAGCTTACTTGTTCTGTGCTTAAACCTTTAGTATTTAAATTCGTCATGATATGTTGTACTGTCTGCTCGCTAATTTTACTTCTGCTATTTTTGATTCTTTCGTCTATCTTTTTAATTAACTCTTCTTCTTCCCTGAAATTTTTTTGAGTGTAGATATTAGTATTGTTTTCTAATATTAAGGGGGTTGTTATTTTTTCATTTAAATTAAGGTCTTTTATTATATTGCGTTGCTTTAAACATAATATCATTTCGTTGATTTTAGTTATTTTTGTAAATTGTTTAAGTTCTTCCAGTATTTGTATTGATTTTTTATAAAATTTGTCCTCTTCTTCAAGTTCAAGGTAGGCACTCTCTATTGTTTTTGTAATGTTGTACACTAGAAAACTGATATTAGCTCTTAAGTGCCCTTCAGAAAGATAATTGAATAAAAATATTAAAAATATATTAAGCTCCTCATACATGCCGTCTTTTACGTTGCCCATAAGTAGATGTGATTTGTAATAATTTCCTATGTTTATGTTTAGTGTTTCAATTATTTCATAAATTTTAAGTTCGGGATTTAAGTAATTTCTTTTATTATCTTTTAAGAATTCTCTTAAGACTAAATAATTTCTCATATTTTCCTTATAACCACTTAGGTTGTAACTATCTGTTCCAAGTCTAATTCTTTAAAGTTTGGCAGGGCCGTATAGATTCCATCCTGAGAGTCATACTGATTTTCTGTCCTCTTCCCAAATGCTCTTGTAAAGAGGTATATTATCCCCCCGAAGTTTTTGTCATACTTATCCATGTTCTTAAAGAGTATTTTTTTTAACCCCAGTGCATAAATTTTGTATTGTAAGTCATAGCGCTCTTGTTTCATTACTTTTTTTAAGTTTTCTAGATCATAATCTTGTATGCTTTGTCCAAGATAATTTGTTTTATAGTCTAGAATATACACTTTATTGTTAATTTTAAATGTAAGATCAATTATGCCTTTAATGTATCCGTCTTTTAAATCTAAATTAAGACTTTTGCAATTCAAAAAAAGATTCCTCTCTTCATTAGGTTTGCTATCTATTTTAATTAAAAATTCCATTTCCTTTTGTAATTCCTGAATATCGCATAACCTTGCGTCAATAAATTTAATTTTTATGCTCAATATATTGTAAATCATCTGTAAAAGTGCTTCTTGTATCTCAGATGTGTTTAGATTGGAATTGAAATATCTTATTTTTTTTTGTATAAGACTCAAGTTCATTTCTTGAAAATTTTTAAAAGTATCTTTTGCAACGCTAAAATCTATATCTTCCATAATGGCATGCAAAATATTTCCAATATCTTTACCCCTTGGAAGTGTTTCTTTAATGGGATCATCATTAGCATAATCTGCATCATCTTTTATGTCTCTATTTGTGTGATATATTGATTTGTGAACTGCGGCGAGGCTTGTGTAGCTGTGTGTGTTTTCTTTTTTAAATAAACTTTTATTTATTGGCGGCGGCGGGATTAAGGTCGCGTTTGCATTGTAGTCAGCGTCTGGTTTGTTGAATTGATGTATTTGCAATAAATCGTGTACATTAAAGTTCAGGTTTATACCGTAGATTGTTTTTGTTTCTGCTAGTGCTAGCATTATTTGCGTTACTTTTCCTTTATTGATAATAAATAGTGCGAAGCGAGCCCTTGTCGTTCCTACGTAAAAAAGGTTTTTTTCTTCGTTTAAGAATTTAAGTGTAGCAAGTTCTCGATTTTCTTTTAATTTGAGAAAATCGTACTCTATTCTGTCTTCAGAACAAAATTTATAGAATGGTTCGGATGGTTTGAGTAAGGTTTTATTTTTATTGTCTTCCAAGTCGCCTATTAGAAACACAATGTTAAGGCTTAGTCCTTTTGATTTGTGAATTGTGAGTATTTCTATAGATTTACTATCTTTGATTTCTAGCTTATCTTCATCTTCTTCAAAATCTTTGTTTATTATATGGGCTTCTAGTGTAGATATTACTGATTCTACAGTCTTTTCCTTGTAGTAAATTTTGGAAACAAGATCTAGGCTTGTCTCATGATTGTTAAGTTCCTCAAATTTCCCCTCATTTATGAGTGTTTCTCTATAGCTTTTTTTTGTGATTGCAAATTCACTAAAGGGTGGACTATTGAAATTTTTTGCCAAGTTTATCCAAAAATCTTTGTTTGATATGATTGTATCTATTGCTTTTATTAGTGTTATTTCTTTATTCTCAAGTAAGTATATGATGTCGCTAATGGATTCTTCTATGTAGTGGAGCTCATTTCTTTCCATTAAAGCTAGATACAGTTCCCAGGGAAGATTTATTATTTGGCTGATTAATACATAGTTTAAAGTTTTAAATTCTTGATTTCTGTCTAGACATTTGAGTAAGTAAAATATCTCATCAAATTCTTTCGTTTTAAAGAATGATCTTTCAGTTTTGCTTGTTTTAATGTTTTCGCTTTGGAGTGCCTTATCTATTAAATATATTTCTTTTGATGTTCTACAGAGTATTGTAATATCGGACTCTTTGATTTTCCTAAGTCCTCCATTTTCACATATTTCCCCATTTGTTAGCAAATATTTGATTGTGAGTGCTGTTTTTTGTATAGTGTTCTCTTCCCCCTCTATTATGTTTATTCCTTCTATTTCTTTATTGTTTATAAAAATGTTATTGCTATCATTTTTGGGTTCTGTTTTTGAGCTATTAAATTCAATTTGTTCAATTTTGGACGTCCATGTTTTATTGTAAATATTTCTAAACATAATATTCAAAGGTTCAACTAACTTTTTGTTGGTTCTATAGTTTGTTCCTAGGGTTATTCTTGCCTCTTCCTTCGTTTTATGCTTTATTCCTTGGTTATAAAATGAAACATCAGCATTTCTGAATGCATAAATTATTTGTTTAGGATCGGCTATAAACACTAACTTTATGCCACAGGAGTTGAGAATTTTAAATATTTCTATTTGCAAAAGATCTAAATCTTGTGCTTCATCTATTAGTATTATTTTGTATTTATTTTTTAGTGAATTCAATAAGGTCTTGTCAGAAGACTTTAGGTGCTTTTTAAAGTTTAGTATTACGTGTTTTTGGTCTATTGTATTTGTTGCATCAATAACGTTTGAAAGCTCTCTTTCTATATATTTAAGAATTTTATGTTTAACACTCAATTTAATATATTTTCTAAGTTTGCTCTTATGGATTTTTTTCTTGTCTGGTTTTTGTTCCCTATCTGTATTTGTCTCATGACTAAGCTCTATTAAAGAATTCTTAATCCATATTTCTTTATCCGAGAGAGTAGTATTTTTATTAATGTTGGATGTTATTATTTTGTATAGAAATTGATTGTTTATAAGTATTTCTGTTATTTTTACTATATCTTCCTCGTTTCTATATTTAATTTCTGAAATTTTAGTTCCTTGATTATGTTTATGAAGGAAAGTTCTTTTTTCTTCCGTACTCATTGTGTTTAGCGTTTCTACTATTAGTTTATATTTCTCAATTAGTTTGTCTTTATTGGCAAGTATGCTTTGAAAAATAGTTTGTTTCTCTATCCAGTTTCCAAGTTCTTCTGTCTTGTCTCTTTTATAAGCCTTTCTTATGCTTCTAAGCATTTCGTCTGTGTTTCCAAAATTGGATTTAAAGATTTCAAATTCATAATTCTTTATTGCTAATTCTTTTTTAAGTACCTCTGTTTTTCTTAAAAGTTCATAGACTATTTCATCTATTTCTGATGTAAAACTCTCTTTTACCCTATATTGAGAGAAATTTTCTGTTTCAATTTGAAAATTATTAAGGGCGTGTAGTGCAAATTTGTGTATCGTTGAGATGAAAATTTTATTTGATTGTGTGTAAATTTCTTTTAGTAATTTTTCTGTTTTGGAATTTTTGTATGCATTCTCAATTGACTTTAATATTCTGGAGCGCATTTCCTCTGTTGCTTTTTTTGTAAATGTCAATACCAGTATCTCGCTTGGAGAATATATTTTGTTTGTTAGCAAGCTTGTAATGGTGTGTTCAAGTGTATATGTTTTTCCAGTTCCTGCCGATGCCTCAATTAGTATCTTTTCATTTTGCTTAATTTTATTCAGTATTTCTTGCATAAAAATTAACTTTGAATTTTCATAAATTTAATATAAAAATCTTTTAGTAGTTTTTCTAAATTTTTATCTATGTTTAAATGATTGGTATCTTTAAATCTATTGTAATAAGGGCAACATGTGATGTCTTTTTGTTCAAGGAAATATTCCATATTTTTTGTAATAGCAAGGCTTTTTTGAGTGCGTCTTATTTGTGATTCGAGCTCGGTAGGAAATTCATTTATGTCTTTTATTTTATTTAAGCTTTTATTTATTAAGTCTTTGTAGATGGGCGTGGGATAGCTTGAGATATATGCAATTTGTTTTAATAAGTTTTCAAGTTCTGCAAGGTTTATTGCTGTGCCCTCGTAGGCATTATCAAGTGACAATTGAGCAGTTTCATAAGAGATTTTGATTTCTTGAATTGAATTTATATCCTTAACTTCGCTTTTTAAAATTAATCCTAGTATGTATAGGTCTATTTTCCTGGCAATAGTGTCTGTGCTGTATTCTTTTTTTTCTAAATTGCAGTAATAATACCTATTATCGATCTTGTATATGTTTTGAAAGCTTCCATTTAATTTAAATTCTAATGTTTCATCTTCAAAGCTAATAGGTATTATTTTATTTAATGTAGTATCGATTGCTTCCATTTTAAAAAATTCTTGAAAGTTTATTTCAATGCTACTTTTTATCTCATTGAGTTTTGATATAAATTCTTTCTTAATCATTTCTCTTTTGAAATTAATAGGAACTACCCCTTTTTGAATTTTATGTGCAATTATGCTATCTATTCTTTCAAGTATTTGATGTTCGCTAATTTCATTTTTTATATATGCGTGTATTGATATAAATTCGTTCATTAAACTGTAGCTAAAGTTAACAATATCCACAATTTGTTCTTCTTGTTTTTCCTTGATTTCATTGATTTGGCTTATGTCTTTAATGTGTACGTTTAGTATTTTTTCATAAAAGTGTTTGTATGGGTTAGTTATGGCTTTATTAATATCCTTTATTCCTAGAGAGATTGGTCCCCTTAATTTAACTCTTTTTTGTATAAATTTTGTATGATTACCATTCTTTAGTGATTCTGCAATGCAGAAGGCATTTGTATCGTAGTTTATTAAGTAGCTAGCTTTTTGTTCTTTAAAATATTTAAAATCATAATTTTCTCTTGGGTGTGTTTCAATTTCTATCTCTTGTCCCATATCCTTTATGTAATCTATTATTTTGTGTATTACTTTGGGCTTGTTAATGTCTGGATTTAAAGATTTGCTTAGTGAATAATAAAGATAAAATTTATTTGATGCTGCAAAGATTATGTTGATTAAATTTGAGATGTTGTTTTGCTCTACATTAGCATAATCATAGTATTCATTTAGTAGGTTCATGTTATCGAAGGTTATGTTTGAATTTAATTTGTCAGCTCCTAGGAAGTGGATTTCAGATTTCAGTAGATATTCAATTTTATCAGAGCTAGCAACAAGTATTCCCATATTTTGATTCATTAATTGATATGATTTTTGTTCTAAACTTTCTTCAAACATTATTTTAAAAAGAGCAAATTCGACTTTTGTATCCTTAATTTTTTCCATGTAATCTTTGTAAAGATTATCATTAAAATCTCTTGAAAAATTTTTGAGGTATTGTACTCTTGTTCTTATGTATTCATCAATTTTGTCGTCATCTTCAAGTTTAATATATTTATTTATAAATATTTCTATTATTTCTGCCCATTCATATATTGTGTATTCCCTACCTTTAAAATAAGTTATATCTTCATACAAACTGCTTATTATGGTTTTCAGTTGTACTATTGAATTTGGGTCTTGAAAGCTTACATTTTCTTGAAGAATTTCGTTTTCATATTTTTCATCGAAAATTTCAGACATTAAGAATCTGTTAAAGCCATCTTCCCATGAATTTAAAAAGGTTTTATCATATGATAAGTTTTCTTTATGTGTGTCATTCATTCCAAAATTAATATTCATGGTGTCACTAAATGTTATTAAGTTTTGCAATTCATTTATTGATATATTGAATTTATTCAGAACCTTTGAACTACTTAAGAATTCAATTATTTCTTTTCTACTAAAGTTGCTAATGGCACCCTTGTTTGAAGTGAATAATCCCATTAATTTTTTTAAGGCCATTACGCTTTTACTTTTCGAAATGTCTTTAGAATCTAGTACATTAAAATCAACATCGTATTTGTTTAAAAATTCTTCTATGTATGGTAGGTATATGTCAATTTCTTTTGAAAGACAGGTTATTACAATGTCGTTTAGTTTTAAATTGCTGTTTTGAGTTGAGTACAAAATATTGTTTACCAAAATTTCTACTTCTCGCCTTTGTGTTGTTGCTTCTATTATTTTAAAACTTTTGTCTAGGCTTATTAGAGCAGTTTTTGATATGATGCTATTTTTAAGGCTTGCTAAGAAATTTTTCTCTTCAAATAAGTTAATGTCAATTTCGTTTTCTATTTGTACTTCCAAATTATGTTTCTCTATTTTTGTTGGAAGAAGCTCGTCTATTAAAACAGATTGGTAATAAGTTACGTCTTTTAAAACTAGTTCATGGACGTCAAGTTTGAAAATTTTTTGCAAATAGTACAACATTTTTTTGTCAATTTCTCTTGTTTCTCCAATGATTATTATTCTTTTTGTTTCAACGTTTTTAGGGGATCCTTTTGTTTCATTTTCCATTTGTTCATATAAGTCAAAGATGTTGATTTGGTTTTCAAATAGTTTTTTAAACATTTCCTTTTGCATTGATTCATATCGAAAGTTGATTTTGTCTTTAAACAGGACTTTGTCCTGTCTCCAATTTTCAATTATTTTAAAAAATTTATCGTAGTATTTGTGAAACAAGACCACTGCCTTTGATGCGAAAATATATCTGTTTTTGATTGATTTGAATCGATTAACGTTTTTTATTTTATTCTCTTTTAGTATGTTGTAGAGGATAAACTTTTCTGTTCCTGAATAAAGAAGTAATGTACTACTTTCTAGGAAGTGTCTTACATTCCAATTTTCTAACAAAAGATTGTATATCGTTTTCGTTATATTTTGCTTTATGTTTAGATTGTGCGAGACCCCATTCAGAGATGCTAAATATTTCTTAATTTCATCTTCAAGAATATCGCTATTTAAGATTATAACGGTCTCTTTTTTAAAAATATTATCATCTCTGATCAGTTCTTGGATTTTATTATAGATTGCACAAACTTTGCTTGTTTTGTATATTTTATACATAAATTATTTCATATAATTTTGCTTTCTTTAATTAGTCTGTTTCTCAAGTTTCTTAAGTTTTCTGTGATACTTACTTTGTATACATGGGGGTTTATTATTCTCCTGTATGTGTGATCAATCTTTTTAAGATCACTCTGAACTCTGTTCCTTAAATTTTCCAGTCTCGTTTCTGATATTTGATTAATTTTATTGGTTTCAAAGTTAGTATCCATTAAGAATTCGAAGCTTTCATAGGATTTTATTGCTTTAAATACGTTTTCTTGTAAAGGGTGGTGAATCGTGAATTTTTGTTTCAAATTTAACATTTTTCTTATCTCTTCCTCTTCTTCTTTTAAAAAAATTAGGTCAAAAATCATCTGTTCATCAGAGTATATTCTAACGATTCTTTTCTGAGAGGGTAGGGTTGATTTTTCGATGTTATTTGATATTTTCATTTTAGGAATAAAGCTCTCATTTTGGTCAATTGATATCATTTTATACACTCCTGAGAGGCTAGGGTCTCCTTGTGCGGTAACCAGACGAGTCCCTACTCCCCAAAAATCAATGGGAGCATTGATTGAGTTGAGATACATAATAATATCTTCATCAAGTTCGTTAGATACAATGATTTTGACTTCATAAAGGCCATTCTCATCAAGTTTTCTTCTTACTTCCTTGCTTAAGTATTCAAGATCTCCACTGTCAATTCTGACGGAAAAATTTTGATTCTCCTTTCTCTTCAGTGATTTGAAAACTTTAATTGCATTCTCAAGCCCACTATTAAGTGTGTCATAAGTATCAATTAGCAAGCATACGTTATTTGGATATGTTTTTGCGTATTCCCAAAAAGCTTCTTCTTCACTTTTGAAACTCATCACCCAACTGTGCGCCATTGTGCCGGTAACAGGGATATTGTATTTATATCCTGCAAGGACATTGCTTGTAAAGTCAGCTCCTCCTATGTAGGCGGCTTTACTTGCTGAGAGTGCTCCATTAATTCCTTGAGCTCTTCTAAGACCAAATTCGGCTATAGTTTGAGCGCCTGCTTCTTTAATCCTTGCTGTTTTAGTTGCAATGAGACTTTCAAAATTTATGATGTTTAGTACCAGTCCCTCTATGAGCAAAAGCTCGATGAGGTTTCCTTCAATAATTAATATTGGTTCTGAAGGAAAGACAACTCTTCCTTCTTTGATTGAGATTATTTTTATGTTTAGCTTAAGCGTCTTTAGGTATTTTAAAAATTTCTTATCAAAGTGTTTCAGTGTTTCCAAGTACTCAATTTCTTCTTCTTTAAAATGGAGTTCCTCTAGGATCCTAACCAATGTTTGCAGCCCTGCTAAAATTATGTATCCATTCTTAAAAGGGGTTTTTCTGAAGAACATTTCAAATTTCGCTCTCGGGTTGATGTCCTTTACAAAATAAGCATTCATCATCGAAAGTTCATAGAAGTCTGTAAACAGGGACATGTTATCCATTCCATGTATTATACATTATGTTAATATTTAGTTTCTAATAAATACATAATGTTTCGATTAAATGTGTTTAACTTGAACTTAAAGTAAGGGTAACTGTTCTTATGCAGGGTATTTCTTAGTTTTTGGACCGGCGATAATAGTATAATTTGTTCATTGGAGATATTTTGTGATGCAAAAGAATGTATCTGGTTTCGATATTGTAATATTTGGGGTTACGGGGAATTTGTCAAGAAGGAAGCTTATTCCTTCCCTTTTTAATTTGTATAAAGATGGTTATATTAGCGATTTTAGGGTTATTGGATTTTCTCGTAGAATTTTTAATGACGAGGAGTTTAAAGTCTACATTAAGGATGCTTTGTGGCAAGAAGAGGAACTAACCTTGGTGGACGATTTTTTGAGGTTTTTCGTTTATTTGGCAGGAGATTTTAAAGAAAAGGAAGCTTACTTTGAATTGTTTAATCTGTTGGTTAAAACAAGAGAGAGAGTATATTATTTGTCAACTTCTCCTGAGTTTTATGAAGCAATAATAGAAAACTTAAAGCCATATTCACTAACAGATATTCCTTCATGTTCTAAAATAGTGCTTGAGAAGCCTTTTGGCAGTAGTCTTGATACAGCTAGGTATCTAAACTCACTTCTTTATTCTGTTTTCAAGGAGGATCAACTTTACAGAATAGACCACTATTTGGGCAAAGAAACGGTTCAAAATATTTTTACATTTAGATTTGGAAATTCTATTTTTGAAAACATTTGGAATAATCGTTATGTGGATTTTGTTCAAATTACAGTTGCTGAAGAAGTAGGCGTTGATGGTAGATTTGAGTATTATGACTCTGCTGGTGCCTTGAAAGATATGTTTCAAAATCATATCCTACAGCTTTTAAGTCTTGTTGCGATGGAGTCGCCTATTGGATTTGATTCAGATTTTATTCATGATGAAAAGGTCAAGGTTTTAAAGAGCTTGAAAAAATTTGAAAAAGATGAAATTGAAAATCATATTGTTAAAGGACAATATTTGAGTTCTCGAGTACAAGGGCTTTTAAAGAAAGGATATAGGGAAGAAGCTGAATTTCTAAAGACTTCAAATACCGAAACTTATTTGGCAATGAAGGTATTTATTAATAATTGGCGCTGGTCTGGCGTTCCATTCTACATTAGAACAGGAAAAGCACTTGCAAGGAAATTTTCGGAAATATACATCCAGTTTAAAAAACCAGATTTCACCCCCTTTAACACTACTCCGAATAATATGTCAAATGCTTTGATTTTCAGAATTCAACCAAGAGATGGGATTGAGATTAAGTTTAATACTAAGCGACCAGGATATAATTATGAAATGCAGGAAGCTAATATGGAATTTTCTTATCACTCTTCATTTAGTAAATTTTTTGGAGAATCTTACGAGCGTTTACTCCTTGATGCTTTTTTAGGGGATAGAACCTTATATGCTCGTAATGACGAAATTGATAGTTCTTGGGAGTTCGTATCAGATATTCTTAATAAGTGGGAGGGCGTTAAGAACTGGGGTTATTTTTACGGATCCGAGGGGCCAAGTCAGGCAAATATGATTTTAGAAGAGGGTCATTTTTGGCGAAGCATATAAATATACATTTACATGCCCTTTAATGCTAGAAATAGAGATAGACTTAAGACAGCGTGTTGTAATTTTTTGCATTAAATAAAGTCTGGTTTTAGTGAGCGACAATGTGTTGGTTTGTTTGTGGAAGATCCACGGTGACATATACGTGTGGTGCAGGTGGTTTATTGTTTAAGGGTGTTTTGTATGAAGAATATTGAGTTTAAGATTAGACCAAATTTTTTAGGGCTGTTGCCTTTTATTGTTTTTGTAGTAATTTATCTAGGAACTGGTGTCTACTTGGAATTTAGGGGCGTAGAAATGGCTTTTTACCAGTTTCCTGCAAGCGTTGCGATGTTTATTGCATCTATTACGGGGTTTTTGGGTTTTCGGGGGAAATTAGAGGATAAAATTCATAGTTTTGTTGAGGGAGCTTCTCAGTATGACATAAT
This is a stretch of genomic DNA from Borrelia sp. P9F1. It encodes these proteins:
- a CDS encoding nicotinate phosphoribosyltransferase — translated: MDNMSLFTDFYELSMMNAYFVKDINPRAKFEMFFRKTPFKNGYIILAGLQTLVRILEELHFKEEEIEYLETLKHFDKKFLKYLKTLKLNIKIISIKEGRVVFPSEPILIIEGNLIELLLIEGLVLNIINFESLIATKTARIKEAGAQTIAEFGLRRAQGINGALSASKAAYIGGADFTSNVLAGYKYNIPVTGTMAHSWVMSFKSEEEAFWEYAKTYPNNVCLLIDTYDTLNSGLENAIKVFKSLKRKENQNFSVRIDSGDLEYLSKEVRRKLDENGLYEVKIIVSNELDEDIIMYLNSINAPIDFWGVGTRLVTAQGDPSLSGVYKMISIDQNESFIPKMKISNNIEKSTLPSQKRIVRIYSDEQMIFDLIFLKEEEEEIRKMLNLKQKFTIHHPLQENVFKAIKSYESFEFLMDTNFETNKINQISETRLENLRNRVQSDLKKIDHTYRRIINPHVYKVSITENLRNLRNRLIKESKII
- the zwf gene encoding glucose-6-phosphate dehydrogenase, which encodes MMQKNVSGFDIVIFGVTGNLSRRKLIPSLFNLYKDGYISDFRVIGFSRRIFNDEEFKVYIKDALWQEEELTLVDDFLRFFVYLAGDFKEKEAYFELFNLLVKTRERVYYLSTSPEFYEAIIENLKPYSLTDIPSCSKIVLEKPFGSSLDTARYLNSLLYSVFKEDQLYRIDHYLGKETVQNIFTFRFGNSIFENIWNNRYVDFVQITVAEEVGVDGRFEYYDSAGALKDMFQNHILQLLSLVAMESPIGFDSDFIHDEKVKVLKSLKKFEKDEIENHIVKGQYLSSRVQGLLKKGYREEAEFLKTSNTETYLAMKVFINNWRWSGVPFYIRTGKALARKFSEIYIQFKKPDFTPFNTTPNNMSNALIFRIQPRDGIEIKFNTKRPGYNYEMQEANMEFSYHSSFSKFFGESYERLLLDAFLGDRTLYARNDEIDSSWEFVSDILNKWEGVKNWGYFYGSEGPSQANMILEEGHFWRSI
- a CDS encoding exodeoxyribonuclease V subunit gamma, with amino-acid sequence MYKIYKTSKVCAIYNKIQELIRDDNIFKKETVIILNSDILEDEIKKYLASLNGVSHNLNIKQNITKTIYNLLLENWNVRHFLESSTLLLYSGTEKFILYNILKENKIKNVNRFKSIKNRYIFASKAVVLFHKYYDKFFKIIENWRQDKVLFKDKINFRYESMQKEMFKKLFENQINIFDLYEQMENETKGSPKNVETKRIIIIGETREIDKKMLYYLQKIFKLDVHELVLKDVTYYQSVLIDELLPTKIEKHNLEVQIENEIDINLFEEKNFLASLKNSIISKTALISLDKSFKIIEATTQRREVEILVNNILYSTQNSNLKLNDIVITCLSKEIDIYLPYIEEFLNKYDVDFNVLDSKDISKSKSVMALKKLMGLFTSNKGAISNFSRKEIIEFLSSSKVLNKFNISINELQNLITFSDTMNINFGMNDTHKENLSYDKTFLNSWEDGFNRFLMSEIFDEKYENEILQENVSFQDPNSIVQLKTIISSLYEDITYFKGREYTIYEWAEIIEIFINKYIKLEDDDKIDEYIRTRVQYLKNFSRDFNDNLYKDYMEKIKDTKVEFALFKIMFEESLEQKSYQLMNQNMGILVASSDKIEYLLKSEIHFLGADKLNSNITFDNMNLLNEYYDYANVEQNNISNLINIIFAASNKFYLYYSLSKSLNPDINKPKVIHKIIDYIKDMGQEIEIETHPRENYDFKYFKEQKASYLINYDTNAFCIAESLKNGNHTKFIQKRVKLRGPISLGIKDINKAITNPYKHFYEKILNVHIKDISQINEIKEKQEEQIVDIVNFSYSLMNEFISIHAYIKNEISEHQILERIDSIIAHKIQKGVVPINFKREMIKKEFISKLNEIKSSIEINFQEFFKMEAIDTTLNKIIPISFEDETLEFKLNGSFQNIYKIDNRYYYCNLEKKEYSTDTIARKIDLYILGLILKSEVKDINSIQEIKISYETAQLSLDNAYEGTAINLAELENLLKQIAYISSYPTPIYKDLINKSLNKIKDINEFPTELESQIRRTQKSLAITKNMEYFLEQKDITCCPYYNRFKDTNHLNIDKNLEKLLKDFYIKFMKIQS